TCGGCGTAGTGGCGGAGCACGACGACGGCGCGCTGCTGGCGGGGCAGGGCGAGCAGCGCCCGGCGGAGCTCGTCGTCCGGTTCCCGCGGGGAACTGGAACGGGCGTCGAGGCGTTCGGGGGCCTCGGTCAGCAGCTCGCGGCGCCTGCGCCGCCACCAGCTGACGTTGCCGTTGACCAGCATCCGTTTCAGGTAGGCGTCCGGATCGCCGTCGGCCACCCGGCGCCAGCGCACGTACAGCTTCACCAGGCAGTCCTGGAGGAGCTCCTCGGCGCGGTGGGCGTCGCCGGTCAGCAGCGTGGCCAGCCCGTAATGGCGCTTCCACGCTGCGGCCGCGAACGTGGCGTACGCGGCTTCCTGCGTCGGTTCACTCACGCCCATTGAACGCCGCAGGGAGCGCGGATGGTTGGCAGGATCGCCGGGGCAATGACGGGCGGGGGTGTTGTGGGCGCGGTCGCGGCTCAGACCTTGGACGACGCGGCGAACCGGGCGCGGTAGGCGGACGGGCTGAGGCCCGTCTGGCGGCGCACCCGAGTGCGCAGGTTGGCGGGGGTGCCGAGGCCGCTCGCGCGCGCGACGGCCTCCAGGCGGAGTTCGCCTCTTTCGATGAGCCTGCATGCCAGCGCGACCCGCTCGGCGTTCAGCCAGGCCAGCGGGGTGGTGCCGAGTTCGGCCTGGAAGCGGCGGTGCAGCGTGGCGGCGCTGGTCGCGGCGCGGGCGGCCAGGTCGGCGACGGTCAGCGGCTGATCGAGGCGCTCCTGGGCCCAGGCCAGGACGGGCGCCAGCGAGGTGTCCGGGATCGCGGGGACGGGACGTTCGACGAACTGCCGCTGGCCGCCGTCGCGGTGCCCGGCGAAGACCAGGCGGCGGCTGACGGCGTTGGCGATCTCCGCACCGCGGTCGCGGCGCACGAGGTGCAGGCCGAGATCGAGTGCGGCGGCGCTGCCCGCCGCGGTGAGCACGTCACCGTCGTCCACGAACAGCACATCCGGTTCGAGCCGCACCGACGGGACCGGCGCCCCACGCCCGGGCACGCCGCCACCCGGCGCGGGGGAGCGGGTCAGGAGCTGAGGACCTCGCGCTCGATCTGCTCGAACTGCGCGCCCATCGCCTCGGCCAGCGCGGTGGCCCCCGACAGCGGGCGCACCATGACCGTCAGCTCGTCGATCAGCCCGTCCTCGTCGATGTGGAGGAAGTCGCACCCGTGCACCTGCCGGCCGTTCACGGTCGCCTGGAACATGAGCGCGTGGTCGCGGCCGTCCGCGCCGACGATCTCCCGCACGTAGCGGATGTCCTCGAACACCCGCGCCGCGGCCCGCACGATCGCCGCCGTGATCGCCTTGCCGCGGTACGGCTTGAACACGACCGGGCTGGTGAACACGGCGTCGTCGGCCAGGAGCCCCGCGATCGCCGCCGTGTCCCCCGCCTCCACCGCCCGCCTGAACGGATGCATGCAGCACCCCCGAAATATCCAACTTGTTGAATAGGTGCAAATTACACTAGCCGCACCGCCGGGGGCCGTCCACCTGGCGGCGGCGTGGCGGTGGTCACGGGCCGATACGCTCGGAACCATGTCGTTGCGGAACGCGGTCCTGGCCACGCTTCTGGAAGGCGAGGCGTCCGGGTACGACCTGTCCAAGAGCTTCGACGCCGGTGTGGCCAACTTCTGGATGGCCACTCCCCAGCAGCTCTACCGGGAGCTGGACAAGATGGCCGCCGACGGGCTGATCCAGGCACGCGTCGTCCAGCAGGAGCGCCGCCCCAACAAGCGCCTGTTCTCCCTCACCGAGGCCGGCCGCCGCGCCCTGCACGAGTTCACCGCCAGGCCCCCGCGGCCCGGCGCGATGCGCGAGGAGCTGATGGTCCAGGTCCAGGCGGTGGACGCGGGGGACGCCGAGGCCGTCATGGCCGCCCTCCGCGAGCGCCGGGCCTGGGCAGAATCCAAGATCGCCCGCTTCGAGCGGCTCCGGGCCCGCTTCCTCGACGGCCGCACCGAGGAGGAGTACCTGGCCGCCGCCGACCGGATCGGCCCCTACCTCACCCTCATGCGCGGCCTGGCGTTCGAGCGCGAGAACCTCCGCTGGTGCGAGGAGACCCTGACCATCCTCGACCGCCGCACCACCGCCCACCCCCTGAAGAGCTGACCGCGTCTCCGGCGGCCGCCGGCGCGGCATCCGCCCGGTCTCAGGCGGGAAGGGGCTCCACGCAGGCGAAGGCCGGCCCGCCGTCGCCGCCCGTCCGCTCGGCGGCGCCGATGAAGCCGGCGAGGGCGTCGCGGGATCGGGCGAGCCTCTCCATCTGATCGTCCAGTCGCCGCAGCCGTGTCCGCATCGCGGTCAGCAGCTCGGGGCATCCGAGCAGCTCCGGGGCCTCCCCGGCCGCGCAGGGCAGCAGATACGCGATGTCCTCGGAGGACAGACCGGCCCCGAGCAGGTGCCTGATCTGCTTCACCCGCAGTACGGCCGCGTCGTCGTACTCGCGGTAACCGTTCGCGCCGCGATCCGCCTCCAGCAGCCCCTGCGCCTCGTAGTAGCGCAGCTGGTGGGCTCTGACGCCCGTTCGACGGCTCAGCTCCCCGATCCGCATCGCATCCTCACTTGACCTTCAGACCGGTGTCAACGTTGACGATGCTGCCATGGGCAACAACACCGACATCCCCGTGACGGTAATCGGACTCGGCCTGATGGGCCAAGCACTGGCCGGCACGTTCCTGAAAGCCGGACACCCCGTGACCGTGTGGAACCGCACCGCCTCCAAGGCCGACCCGCTCCTGGACGCGGGCGCGCGACTGGCGCCGACGATCGGCGACGCGCTCGAAAGCGGTCCGTTGACGATCGTCTGCCTCACCGACTACCAGGCCGTGCGGGAGGTCCTCGACACGACCGAGCCGGACGGCACGACGCTGGTCAACCTCACCTCGGGCAGCTCGGCCCAGGCGCGGGAGGCCGCCCGGTGGGCCGAGGGGCGCGGCGCCCGCTACCTGGACGGCGCCATCATGGCCGTCCCGCCGGCGATCGGGACCGACGAGGCGGTGATCCTGCACAGCGGGCCGCGCCCGGACTTCGAGGCGCACGAGTCGGCACTGCGCACCCTCGGCACCGTCACCTACCTCGGCGAGGACCCCGGGCTCGCGTCCCTCTACGACGTCGCGGGCCTGGCCATGATGTGGGGCGTCCTGAACGCCTGGCTCCAGGGCACCGCCCTGCTCGGGACGGCCGGTGTCGACGCCGCGACGTACGCGCCGTTCGCGCGGCAGATCGCCGCCGTGGTGGCCGGATGGCTACCCGGATACGCCGAGCAGATCGACCGCGGCTCCTACCCGGCCGAGGTGTCGGCCCTGGAGACCGACGCGCGGGCGATGGCGCACCTGGTCGAGGAGAGCGAGGCGGCCGGCGTCGACGCCGGGCTGCCGAAGCTGTTCAGGGCGATGGCCGACCGCGCGATCGCCGCAGGGCACGGAGCGGAGCAGTACCCCGTCCTGATCGACGAGTTCCGCATCCCCCGCATCCCGCGGTGACCGCGCTGCGAAGGCCGCGCCACCTGGAGGGCCGGGACGAGAGGGACTTTTGGGGCCGGCTGACGTTCAGAGGTCGACCTCGTCTGCCGCGCCGCCGAGTAGCCCCACGTCCTGGAGCTGCTGGAGAGCTTCGGTGACGAACGGCGGGACGCGCAAGCCCGCCAGACCGGACGGCGGATAGAACTCCAGCTTCACGCCCTCGGTCAGCGGGATCGTCGCCGGATCCCCGTGCCAGAACCCGGTGAAGAACACGACACGATCACCGTCGGGCCCCGGCGGATGCTCCAGCCGTTGCGTCAGGGAGAGGCTGAGCCCCGTCTCCTCGCGCAGTTCCCTGGACACCGCTTCCGCCGGGGTCTCGCCCGGCTCGGCCAGGCCGCTCGGCAACGACCAGTACCCCGGCCATGCGATGCCGGGGACATCGTCTCGCAGATGCATCAGGACCCGTCCGAGGCGATCGGTGAGGATCACCGCCACTCCGAACGGCTCGTCCTGCGGGACAGCGCTGGCCACCCGACGCCCCCATCCACAAAACGGAGATCCGGCGATGCCGGAACGCACCGCGCTCACAACTCAGGGGTATACCCATTGACGTCCGGGCCCGGAAACCTGGGCGCGGCCGCCCCGGCAGGGTTTCACCAGTCTCGCCACTCGTCCGTGAGCGCGGCCGGATCGATGCCCCGCCGGCGTGCCAGCGCCTCGACATCGATTCCGGTGTGAGTGAGCGCGTCGTCGATGTACTCGCAGAGTTCCTCACGGTCGATGGTGTCGAAGCTGTGGTCATCGGTGCCGTCGACCTGGTTCAGGGCGACGACCACGTGTTCTACGGCCGCCATCACGGCCTGGTCAGAGGCGACGCCCAGGGCGGCCAGCTCCACTTCGAAGGCGAGCAGCGCCTGGTCGACCCGCTCCAGGAACGAGTCGGGCAAGGTGCCGAGCTGCCGCCAGCTCTCGGTAGGGCGCGTGATCATGCGGGGACCGTAGCGAGCACCTCGGACATCCAGACCGCCAACGCCGAGCCCGCCCCGAAGGCCCGCGTCTTCGGCGGGGCAAGCCCGCGCCACAGGGTCACTGGGCCATGTCGACGAAACGGCTGTAGTGGCCCTGGAAGGCGACCGTCACGGTGGCGGTCGGGCCGTTGCGGTGCTTGGCGACGATCAGGTCGGCCTCGCCGGCGCGCGGCGACTCCTTCTCGTAGGCGTCCTCCCGGTGCAGCAGGATCACCATGTCCGCATCCTGCTCGATGCTGCCCGATTCGCGAAGGTCGGACACCATGGGCTTCTTGTCCGTCCGCTGCTCGGGACCTCGGTTGAGCTGGGAGAGCGCGATGACCGGGACGCCCAGCTCCTTGGCGAGGAGCTTCAGCGAGCGGGAGAACTCCGAGACCTCGACCTGGCGGCTCTCGACGCGCTTGCCCGACGTCATCAGCTGCAGGTAGTCGATGATCACCAGGCGCAGGTCGTGCTGCTGCTTGAGGCGGCGGCACTTCGCGCGGATCTCCATCATCGACATGTTCGGGGAGTCGTCGATGAACAGCGGAGCCTCGGCGACCTCGCTCATGCGCCGGGCGAGGCGGGTCCAGTCCTCGTCCTGCATGGTTCCGGACCGCATCGCGTGGAGCGCCACCCGCGCCTCCGCGGACAGCAGCCGCATCGTGATCTCGTTGCGCCCCATCTCCAGGCTGAAGAAGGCCGAGGTCAGCCCGTGCTTGATGGACGCGGCTCGGGCGAAGTCGAGGGCGAGCGTCGAGTTGTGCGTGGGGATGCAGGAGCGCCCCGCCAGGTACATGTGGTCGTCGTTGTCGACCTGGACGCACCTGACCGGCACGCTCTCGACGGGCCGGACGTCCACGATGTACCGCGCCGGTGGGTTCCCGGGGACGTCCGCACGCTGCCGGGCGGCCTTGCGCGGCAGCCGGAACACCGTCTCGGCGGGGACGAAGGTCATCCGCCAGAGGTCTTCTCCGGCGGGGTCGGCGGTCGTGGCGACGTCGTGGCCGAGGCTGAGGAGGAGCTCGCGCACGCCGTCCGCGAGGCGCGCGGACGGGACGGCGACGTCGACGCGGCCGTCCGGGGAGATGTGCCCGCAGACGTCGAGCAGCCCGGCCAGCAGCGCCCGCCGCTGAGCGGCGGAGGCCCGCAGATACCGGGAGGGGATGTGCTTGGCGCCGAGCAGGCCGAGCGAAGCGAGCCGCTCGCGTGTGCCGGGCAGGAGGTGGCACCCGAAGACGGCCTCCGCGGCGGTCTCCTGGCCGGTGGCCTCGATCCCGGTGATGACGGCGCCGTCCAGGCAGGTGATGCGGGCCTCGTCATCGTCACCGGCACCGAGCCACGCGCCGAGGACGTAGGGGTCGAGCGGCAGGTCTGCCTCGGGGAGGTCGAACGCGGCGGCGAACTCCACGGCGCGGCGGGGCCCCCCGTGAAGGGCCGCGAAGATCTGCTCGGTCGTCTCGATCCGCTGGACGGCCTCGCCCACGTGCGGCGGCGCGGTCGCGCGGCCTACCGGGGTGCCGGCCCCGGGGGACGGTGAACCCGAGGGCGTCCCGCCGCCGGTGCCGGTCACCGAGGACCGGCGGTTGGCGGCGTGGACGAGCTCAGCGTGGTGCGAACCGGGCTGCCGCGCCGTGGCGGGGCGCGCGTCAGCGGTCAGGCGGTGTGTGCACGGCCCTGCGCCCATGCCCGCGGTCGCGCGGACGCGGGCGTTTCCTTGACCTGTGAAAAGGCCGCGGCAAGCGGCCTCGGCGACGGTGGGAACGGGCTGCCGGACGTCGGCCGGGGCCGGCCGCCGACCGGGAAGGGAGGAGGCATCCTGGGAGGCGCCCTCTCCGGTGGTGGTGCGCCACTGGTGCTGGGCGTCGGCGACGACGACCTCGCCGTCGGAGAACTCGATCTCGTAGCAGGGGCGGCCGTGCATCACCTCGGTCGCCGCGACCACGCGGGTCGGCCTTCCGTCGGCTCCGATCAGATGGTCGCCGGGCCGGACCTCGCCCATCGTCGTCCACCCGGCCGGGGTCGGAAGCGGCGTGGCGACGTGCAGCGCCTTGCCCATGGCGGGCCGTGCGGCGACCACGATCATCTGGCCGGGGTGCAGGCCGTTGGTGAGGGCGTCGAGGTCGGCGAAGCCGGTGGGGCAGCCGACCATCTGGCCGCCGCGGCTGCCGATCGCCTCGATCTCGTCCAGGGCCCCCGGCATGATCTCGCTCAGCGCGACGTAGTCCTCGCCGGCGCGCTTCTCGGCGATGGCGAAGACCTCGGCCTGGGCGCGGTCGAGGACCTCGTCGGCGTCGGCGCCGTCGGCGGCGTAGCCCATCTGCACGATGCGGGTGCCGGCCTCGACCAAGCGGCGCAGGACCGCGCGCTCGTGGACGATCTTGGCGTAGTACCCGGCGTTGGCCGCGGTGGGGACCAGGGAGATCAGGGTGTGCAGGTAGGGGGCGCCGCCGATGCGGCCGATCTCGCCGTTCTTGGTGAGCTCGCCGGCGACGGTGACGGCGTCGGCGGGGTCGCCCCGGCCGTAGAGGTCGAGGACGACGTCGTAGATGATCTGGTGGGCGGGACGGTAGAAGTCGGGGGTGCGCAGCATCTCCACGACCTCGGCGATGGCGTCCTGGGACAGCAGCATCCCGCCGAGCACGCCCTGCTCGGCCGAGATGTCGTGCGGGGGGGTGCGCTCGAACTCGTGCTCCTGCGGCCCGATATCCGCAACGCTCACCGCCACACCCCCTTCGTCCTGGCCCGCCGGCGGCCCCGTGCGCCCATCGCCGACCGTGCACCTCACGTCTACCTGTCGCGTCGGACATTCTCGCGAGGGCACGCCCCCGCGGGCAAAGCGGCCTGTGGACAAGCCTGTGGACGACCTGTGCAGACACGCGGGACAGGTTGTGCACGACCTGTGGACAACTCTGTGGATTCTCCGTGAACGACGTCCGGATCCACATGCTGAGCTGCGATGACCTCATCCACCGGGTGTGCGGGAAAGAAAGTGCGCCGCCCGGCGCCATGTAAGGCTCTTATTTCATTTGGGAGTTACACGCTGGTAGCCTCGGCGCGATGACGACCCCCCGGCGGCTCGCGAGCGCGCACGACCGCGAGATCCTGCGCCTCGCCGTGCCGGCCTTCGGCGCGCTCGTCGCCGAGCCCCTCTTCCTGCTGTCGGACTCGGCCATCGTCGGGCATCTCGGCACCGCGCAGCTGGGCGGGCTCGGGGTCGCCGGGCAGGCCCTCAACACGCTCGTCTACCTCTGCGTCTTCCTCGCCTACGGGACGACCGCGGGGGTGGCCCGCCAGGTCGGCGCGGGGGACCTGCCGGGGGCGATCAGGCAGGGCATCGACGGCATGTGGCTGGCGGTCGCGATCGGCGCCGTGCTGGTCGTGGCGGGCTGGCCGCTGGTCCCCTGGATCGTGGACGCGTTCGGAGCGTCCCCGGGCGTCGCGCCCTATGCCGAGACGTACCTGCGGGTGAGCCTGTTCGGGATTCCGTCGATGCTGGTCGTGCTGGCCGGGACCGGAGTACTGCGCGGCCTCCAGGACACGCGCACGCCCCTGCTCGTGTCGATCGGCGGTTTCTCGCTGAACCTGCTTCTCAACGCGGTGTTCGTCATGGGGCTCGGCTGGGGGATCGCCGGATCCGCTTGGGGCACCGTCCTCGCGCAGACCGGCAGTGCCGTCGTCTACGTGGCCGTGGTGCTGCGGGCGGCTCGGCGGCACGGCCTCTTGGTCCGCCCTGACTGGGATGGGTTGCGGACGTCCGCCACGGCCGGTTTCGGGCTGCTAGTTCGGACGGCGGCGCTGCGCGTCGTCCTCATCGTCGGGACGTCGATCGCGGCGCGCATGGGGGACCCGGAGATCGCCGCGTACCAGGTCGGGTTCCAGGTGTGGACGCTGCTGGCGTTCGCGCTCGACGCCATCGCGATCGCGGGGCAGGCCATCACCGGGCGCTACCTGGGCGCGTCCGACATCACCGCCACGCGGGCCGTCACGCGGCGGATGGTCTGGTGGGGCGTCGGCTGCGGTGTCGTGTTCGGCCTGGCCATCCTCGTGATCCGGCCGTGGCTGCCCGCCCTGTTCACCTCCGACGGCGACGTCCGGGACCTCCTGCTCGCCTCACTGCTCCTCGTGGCGGCGCTGCAGCCGGTCGCCGGGGTGGTGTTCGTCCTGGACGGCATCCTGATCGGGGCGGGCGACGGCGCCTACCTCGCTGTGACGACGCTGGTCGCCACGGCCGTCTTCCTGCCCGCCGCCCTCGTCGTCCACCGGACGGACGCGGGACTGGCCGGCCTCTGGGCCGCGATCGGCCTGTGGATGCTGACCCGGATGATCACGTTGAGCCTGCGCGCCCGCGGCGACCGGTGGATGGTCACCGGCGCCACCC
The sequence above is a segment of the Actinomadura coerulea genome. Coding sequences within it:
- a CDS encoding SigE family RNA polymerase sigma factor, with protein sequence MSEPTQEAAYATFAAAAWKRHYGLATLLTGDAHRAEELLQDCLVKLYVRWRRVADGDPDAYLKRMLVNGNVSWWRRRRRELLTEAPERLDARSSSPREPDDELRRALLALPRQQRAVVVLRHYADMTEAAAAELLGCSVGTVKSQHSRAMKRLRSTLALPQTEEITR
- a CDS encoding helix-turn-helix domain-containing protein, whose translation is MPGRGAPVPSVRLEPDVLFVDDGDVLTAAGSAAALDLGLHLVRRDRGAEIANAVSRRLVFAGHRDGGQRQFVERPVPAIPDTSLAPVLAWAQERLDQPLTVADLAARAATSAATLHRRFQAELGTTPLAWLNAERVALACRLIERGELRLEAVARASGLGTPANLRTRVRRQTGLSPSAYRARFAASSKV
- a CDS encoding nuclear transport factor 2 family protein, with the protein product MHPFRRAVEAGDTAAIAGLLADDAVFTSPVVFKPYRGKAITAAIVRAAARVFEDIRYVREIVGADGRDHALMFQATVNGRQVHGCDFLHIDEDGLIDELTVMVRPLSGATALAEAMGAQFEQIEREVLSS
- a CDS encoding PadR family transcriptional regulator: MSLRNAVLATLLEGEASGYDLSKSFDAGVANFWMATPQQLYRELDKMAADGLIQARVVQQERRPNKRLFSLTEAGRRALHEFTARPPRPGAMREELMVQVQAVDAGDAEAVMAALRERRAWAESKIARFERLRARFLDGRTEEEYLAAADRIGPYLTLMRGLAFERENLRWCEETLTILDRRTTAHPLKS
- a CDS encoding MerR family transcriptional regulator; translated protein: MRIGELSRRTGVRAHQLRYYEAQGLLEADRGANGYREYDDAAVLRVKQIRHLLGAGLSSEDIAYLLPCAAGEAPELLGCPELLTAMRTRLRRLDDQMERLARSRDALAGFIGAAERTGGDGGPAFACVEPLPA
- a CDS encoding NAD(P)-dependent oxidoreductase, which produces MGNNTDIPVTVIGLGLMGQALAGTFLKAGHPVTVWNRTASKADPLLDAGARLAPTIGDALESGPLTIVCLTDYQAVREVLDTTEPDGTTLVNLTSGSSAQAREAARWAEGRGARYLDGAIMAVPPAIGTDEAVILHSGPRPDFEAHESALRTLGTVTYLGEDPGLASLYDVAGLAMMWGVLNAWLQGTALLGTAGVDAATYAPFARQIAAVVAGWLPGYAEQIDRGSYPAEVSALETDARAMAHLVEESEAAGVDAGLPKLFRAMADRAIAAGHGAEQYPVLIDEFRIPRIPR
- a CDS encoding NUDIX domain-containing protein, which produces MASAVPQDEPFGVAVILTDRLGRVLMHLRDDVPGIAWPGYWSLPSGLAEPGETPAEAVSRELREETGLSLSLTQRLEHPPGPDGDRVVFFTGFWHGDPATIPLTEGVKLEFYPPSGLAGLRVPPFVTEALQQLQDVGLLGGAADEVDL
- the dnaB gene encoding replicative DNA helicase: MSVADIGPQEHEFERTPPHDISAEQGVLGGMLLSQDAIAEVVEMLRTPDFYRPAHQIIYDVVLDLYGRGDPADAVTVAGELTKNGEIGRIGGAPYLHTLISLVPTAANAGYYAKIVHERAVLRRLVEAGTRIVQMGYAADGADADEVLDRAQAEVFAIAEKRAGEDYVALSEIMPGALDEIEAIGSRGGQMVGCPTGFADLDALTNGLHPGQMIVVAARPAMGKALHVATPLPTPAGWTTMGEVRPGDHLIGADGRPTRVVAATEVMHGRPCYEIEFSDGEVVVADAQHQWRTTTGEGASQDASSLPGRRPAPADVRQPVPTVAEAACRGLFTGQGNARVRATAGMGAGPCTHRLTADARPATARQPGSHHAELVHAANRRSSVTGTGGGTPSGSPSPGAGTPVGRATAPPHVGEAVQRIETTEQIFAALHGGPRRAVEFAAAFDLPEADLPLDPYVLGAWLGAGDDDEARITCLDGAVITGIEATGQETAAEAVFGCHLLPGTRERLASLGLLGAKHIPSRYLRASAAQRRALLAGLLDVCGHISPDGRVDVAVPSARLADGVRELLLSLGHDVATTADPAGEDLWRMTFVPAETVFRLPRKAARQRADVPGNPPARYIVDVRPVESVPVRCVQVDNDDHMYLAGRSCIPTHNSTLALDFARAASIKHGLTSAFFSLEMGRNEITMRLLSAEARVALHAMRSGTMQDEDWTRLARRMSEVAEAPLFIDDSPNMSMMEIRAKCRRLKQQHDLRLVIIDYLQLMTSGKRVESRQVEVSEFSRSLKLLAKELGVPVIALSQLNRGPEQRTDKKPMVSDLRESGSIEQDADMVILLHREDAYEKESPRAGEADLIVAKHRNGPTATVTVAFQGHYSRFVDMAQ
- a CDS encoding MATE family efflux transporter encodes the protein MTTPRRLASAHDREILRLAVPAFGALVAEPLFLLSDSAIVGHLGTAQLGGLGVAGQALNTLVYLCVFLAYGTTAGVARQVGAGDLPGAIRQGIDGMWLAVAIGAVLVVAGWPLVPWIVDAFGASPGVAPYAETYLRVSLFGIPSMLVVLAGTGVLRGLQDTRTPLLVSIGGFSLNLLLNAVFVMGLGWGIAGSAWGTVLAQTGSAVVYVAVVLRAARRHGLLVRPDWDGLRTSATAGFGLLVRTAALRVVLIVGTSIAARMGDPEIAAYQVGFQVWTLLAFALDAIAIAGQAITGRYLGASDITATRAVTRRMVWWGVGCGVVFGLAILVIRPWLPALFTSDGDVRDLLLASLLLVAALQPVAGVVFVLDGILIGAGDGAYLAVTTLVATAVFLPAALVVHRTDAGLAGLWAAIGLWMLTRMITLSLRARGDRWMVTGATR